One Camelina sativa cultivar DH55 chromosome 3, Cs, whole genome shotgun sequence genomic window carries:
- the LOC104773080 gene encoding 60S ribosomal protein L10-1 produces the protein MGRRPARCYRQIKGKPYPKSRYCRGVPDPKIRIYDVGMKRKGVDEFPFCVHLVSWEKENVSSEALEAARIACNKYMVKSAGKDAFHLRIRVHPFHVLRINKMLSCAGADRLQTGMRGAFGKALGTCARVAIGQVLLSVRCKDAHGHHAQEALRRAKFKFPGRQKIIVSRKWGFTKFNRADFTKLRQEKRVVPDGVNAKFLSCHGPLANRQPGSAFLPAHY, from the exons ATGGGAAGAA GACCTGCGAGGTGTTACCGTCAGATTAAGGGTAAGCCATACCCGAAGTCTCGCTATTGTCGTGGTGTGCCAGATCCCAAGATCAGGATCTATGACGTTGGTATGAAGAGGAAAGGTGTTGACGAGTTCCCATTCTGTGTCCATTTGGTGTCGTGGGAGAAGGAGAATGTCTCCAGTGAAGCTCTTGAAGCTGCCCGTATTGCTTGCAACAAGTACATGGTGAAGTCTGCTGGAAAGGATGCTTTCCATTTGAGGATTAGGGTTCATCCTTTCCATGTTCTCAGGATTAACAAGATGCTTTCGTGTGCCGGAGCTGATAGGCTCCAGACTGGTATGAGGGGTGCTTTTGGTAAAGCTTTGGGTACTTGTGCTCGTGTTGCTATTGGACAGGTGCTTTTGTCTGTTCGTTGCAAGGATGCCCATGGTCACCATGCTCAAGAGGCTCTTCGTCGTGCTAAGTTCAAGTTCCCTGGTCGTCAAAAGATTATTGTCAGCAGGAAATG ggGATTCACCAAGTTTAACAGGGCTGACTTCACTAAGTTGAGGCAAGAGAAGCGTGTTGTTCCAGATGGTGTCAACGCTAAG TTCCTCTCATGCCATGGACCTTTGGCTAACCGTCAGCCAGGAAGTGCCTTTTTGCCAGCCCACTATTGA
- the LOC104773091 gene encoding F-box/kelch-repeat protein SKIP11-like: MVEDRTFLISTRVFSSSRLSESKWPSYMFPQSEEEEDSSDSTNLINGKRPLDDDDDDVHDHLRQSKSLRLIGLSSFNDGDSLINDIGRDNSITCLIRCSRSSYGSIASLNRCFRSLVKSGEIYRLRRQNQIVEHWVYFSCQLLEWVAFNPVERRWMNLPTMPSGVTFMCADKESLAVGTDLLVLGKDDYSSHVIYRYSLLNNSWSSGMRMNSPRCLFGSASLGEVAIFAGGCDSLGKISDSAEMYNSELQTWTSLPKMNKPRKMCSGVFMDGKFYVIGGIGGNDSKVLTCGEEFDLETKKWTEIPEMSPPRSREMPAAAEAPPLVAVVKNQLYAADHADMEVRKYDKESKKWFTLGRLPERADSVNGWGLAFRACGERLIVIGGPKSSGGGYIELNSWIPKSDRSPPLWTLLDRKHSSNFVYNCAVMGC, translated from the coding sequence caatcagaagaagaagaagattcctctGACTCTACTAATCTCATCAATGGCAAAAGACcattggatgatgatgatgatgatgttcatgACCACCTCAGACAGAGCAAGTCTCTCAGATTGATTGGATTGTCTTCTTTCAACGATGGCGATTCACTTATCAACGATATCGGCAGGGACAATTCCATCACCTGTTTGATCCGTTGCTCAAGGTCGTCTTACGGCTCCATTGCTTCCTTGAACCGTTGTTTCCGGTCTCTCGTGAAGTCCGGAGAGATCTATAGACTCAGGAGACAAAACCAGATTGTTGAACATTGGGTTTACTTCTCTTGTCAGCTCTTGGAATGGGTTGCTTTCAACCCTGTTGAAAGAAGATGGATGAATCTTCCAACTATGCCTTCAGGTGTTACCTTCATGTGTGCCGATAAAGAATCGTTAGCTGTTGGCACTGACTTGCTTGTTTTAGGCAAAGATGATTACTCCTCTCATGTTATATACAGATACAGTCTTTTGAACAACTCTTGGTCGTCCGGTATGAGGATGAACTCGCCGAGGTGTTTGTTTGGCTCAGCGAGTCTAGGAGAGGTTGCTATCTTCGCTGGTGGGTGTGACTCTCTCGGCAAAATCAGTGATTCCGCTGAGATGTATAACTCGGAGCTTCAGACTTGGACTTCGCTTCCGAAGATGAACAAACCGAGGAAGATGTGTTCGGGTGTTTTCATGGATGGGAAGTTCTATGTGATTGGTGGAATTGGCGGGAACGACTCTAAAGTGCTTACTTGCGGTGAGGAGTTTGATTTAGAGACGAAGAAATGGACTGAGATTCCGGAAATGTCTCCTCCGAGGAGCCGGGAAATGCCAGCAGCAGCAGAGGCGCCGCCTCTCGTTGCGGTTGTGAAGAATCAGTTGTATGCAGCGGATCATGCTGACATGGAAGTGAGAAAGTATGATAAAGAGAGTAAGAAATGGTTTACGTTAGGGAGATTGCCCGAGAGAGCTGACTCGGTTAACGGTTGGGGATTAGCGTTTAGAGCTTGCGGTGAGCGGTTAATTGTGATTGGTGGACCTAAGAGTTCAGGTGGAGGGTACATTGAGCTGAATTCTTGGATACCAAAGAGTGATCGAAGTCCGCCTCTATGGACTTTGCTCGATAGGAAACATTCTTCGAATTTCGTATACAATTGCGCCGTGATGGGTTGCtga